The following coding sequences are from one Lysinibacillus sp. FSL W8-0992 window:
- a CDS encoding YkvI family membrane protein, with protein sequence MKKSLQIGGAYVGIIVGAGFASGQEIIQYFTSYGNKGILGALLATLWFAFVGMCTAQISSRLRTTSHKDLIYQISGKTIGFIMDFVLSLFLFGVSVIMFAGAGATFEQMFGLPVWLGSICMIVLTMMTVMMNVKSIINIIAIATPYLLAVVTIIAVYSIATMDLSFAEQAVIAEQQLQTSSKSWWVTALLYMSFNIGVCFSLLTVMCGAIRNERIAGMGGIIGGLLLGALILLIHFSLLAKMNVIAGMDIPMLALANEIHPIVGLLMSFSLLGMIYNTAVGMFYSFTVRFFKPTKPSFKAAVIFMGVLGFFASLVGFTTLVSKLYSVMGYVGFILVASIIFAWLRGIRRVA encoded by the coding sequence TTGAAAAAGAGCTTGCAAATCGGCGGGGCTTATGTAGGAATTATCGTCGGTGCAGGATTTGCATCAGGGCAAGAAATTATTCAGTATTTCACGAGTTATGGCAATAAGGGGATATTAGGCGCACTTTTAGCGACACTCTGGTTTGCCTTTGTAGGAATGTGTACAGCACAAATTAGTTCAAGGCTGCGGACAACGTCTCATAAGGATTTGATTTATCAAATTTCAGGTAAAACTATAGGCTTTATAATGGACTTTGTTCTATCACTTTTTTTGTTTGGTGTGTCAGTTATTATGTTTGCAGGAGCAGGTGCTACCTTCGAGCAAATGTTTGGACTACCAGTATGGCTAGGAAGTATTTGTATGATTGTCCTCACCATGATGACGGTTATGATGAATGTAAAAAGTATTATTAATATTATTGCCATTGCGACGCCTTATTTGTTAGCTGTTGTAACGATTATTGCGGTCTATTCAATAGCTACGATGGATCTATCATTTGCAGAGCAAGCAGTTATAGCTGAACAACAATTACAAACATCTTCCAAAAGCTGGTGGGTAACGGCTTTGCTATATATGTCTTTTAATATTGGCGTATGCTTCTCTCTTCTCACGGTGATGTGTGGCGCTATTCGTAATGAACGAATTGCAGGCATGGGTGGAATTATCGGGGGACTATTATTAGGCGCACTCATTTTACTTATTCATTTTTCACTTCTTGCTAAAATGAACGTTATTGCTGGAATGGATATTCCAATGCTCGCATTAGCAAATGAAATTCATCCAATAGTAGGTTTATTAATGTCATTTTCGTTATTAGGAATGATTTACAATACGGCAGTAGGAATGTTTTATTCTTTTACGGTGCGATTTTTTAAACCAACAAAGCCAAGCTTTAAGGCTGCTGTTATTTTTATGGGCGTTCTAGGCTTTTTTGCTAGCCTAGTGGGCTTTACAACACTCGTATCGAAATTATATTCAGTAATGGGCTATGTAGGCTTTATTTTAGTAGCGTCCATAATTTTTGCATGGCTACGAGGAATAAGAAGAGTAGCTTAA
- a CDS encoding ABC transporter permease, producing the protein MKIRYLLTATVVLSFVSLFIGVVNIKPSDLLDFGSEETRLFLISRVPRLVAILLAGAGMSIAGLIMQSLSRNKFVSPTTAGTLDATKLGVLISMMFFTNVTYFQKISFAFIFALAGTLMFMQILNRIKFKDAIFIPLIGLMFGNILSSITTFFAYKADIIQNIAAWLQGDFSLIMKGRYELLYISVPVLILAYIYANRFTVAGMGEDFAKNLGLSYKFVVNLGLVLVALVTTTVVLTVGVIPFLGLIIPNIISLFKGDNLAKTLPHTALLGMSFLLLCDILGRVLIFPYEIPISMTVGVIGSAIFLIMLFRGRAYA; encoded by the coding sequence ATGAAAATAAGATATCTTTTAACAGCAACTGTTGTGTTGTCTTTTGTGTCACTATTCATTGGCGTAGTAAATATTAAGCCAAGTGACTTATTGGACTTCGGATCAGAAGAAACTAGACTATTTTTAATTAGTCGTGTACCAAGACTTGTAGCAATATTGTTAGCAGGTGCAGGTATGAGTATTGCTGGTTTAATTATGCAAAGCTTAAGTAGGAATAAGTTCGTGTCACCAACTACAGCAGGAACTTTAGATGCTACGAAATTAGGTGTGCTAATTTCAATGATGTTTTTTACAAACGTCACGTACTTTCAAAAAATATCCTTCGCTTTCATATTTGCTTTAGCCGGCACTTTAATGTTTATGCAAATATTAAATCGAATAAAGTTCAAAGATGCGATTTTTATACCGCTTATTGGCTTAATGTTCGGAAATATCCTGTCTTCGATTACAACATTCTTTGCGTATAAGGCTGATATTATCCAAAACATTGCTGCATGGTTACAAGGAGATTTCTCATTGATAATGAAAGGTCGTTATGAGCTTTTATACATAAGTGTACCTGTTCTAATTTTAGCTTACATTTATGCAAACCGTTTCACAGTGGCTGGAATGGGTGAGGATTTTGCAAAAAACCTTGGTCTTTCCTACAAATTCGTTGTGAATTTAGGTTTAGTGTTAGTAGCACTAGTGACAACTACGGTGGTACTAACAGTGGGTGTGATTCCGTTTCTTGGTTTAATTATTCCAAATATTATATCGCTATTCAAAGGGGATAACCTCGCAAAGACATTACCACACACGGCTTTACTCGGTATGTCGTTCCTATTATTATGTGATATTTTAGGGCGCGTGTTAATTTTCCCTTATGAAATTCCGATTAGTATGACGGTCGGCGTCATCGGAAGTGCAATCTTTCTAATTATGTTATTTAGGGGGAGAGCATATGCGTAA
- a CDS encoding iron chelate uptake ABC transporter family permease subunit, whose protein sequence is MRNRTKMLILIGLAVAAMLLYVFYELNGNYSYAFPRRLIKVVAMALTGIAIAYSTVVFQTITHNRILTPSVMGLDALYMMVQTIIYYFFGSMSIFVINAHYNFLLAVSAMVVFALIFYRVLFKEGKRPIYFLLLVGMIVGTFLGSVTTFFQVLIDPNEFLSLQSKMFASFNNVNSDLVWLAGLVIVGTFVYGWRHMSQLDVMSLGRDTAINLGVPYDKLVQRMLILSSILIAVSTALVGPITFFGLIVANLSYQFFKTYKHSVLIAGSCVMSIVALVGGQWMVERIFNFDTTLSVIINFVGGVYFIYLLLKESRSAG, encoded by the coding sequence ATGCGTAACCGTACCAAAATGTTGATATTAATCGGACTAGCAGTAGCCGCTATGTTACTGTACGTCTTTTATGAATTAAATGGGAACTACAGTTATGCATTCCCACGTCGCCTCATTAAAGTGGTGGCGATGGCATTAACGGGAATTGCCATTGCGTATTCAACGGTGGTTTTCCAAACAATTACACATAATCGTATTTTAACACCAAGTGTTATGGGGCTTGATGCTTTGTACATGATGGTGCAAACAATTATCTATTACTTCTTTGGCTCGATGTCAATATTTGTTATTAATGCACATTACAATTTTTTACTAGCTGTTTCAGCAATGGTTGTTTTCGCGTTAATATTTTATCGAGTATTGTTCAAAGAAGGTAAACGTCCGATTTACTTTCTACTGCTTGTCGGTATGATTGTCGGAACATTTTTAGGAAGCGTCACTACGTTCTTCCAAGTATTAATTGATCCTAATGAATTCCTAAGCTTACAAAGTAAAATGTTTGCAAGCTTTAATAATGTGAATTCAGATCTAGTATGGTTAGCAGGTCTTGTTATTGTTGGAACATTTGTTTACGGTTGGCGTCATATGAGTCAACTTGATGTAATGTCACTGGGTCGCGATACAGCAATAAACCTAGGGGTACCTTATGATAAGCTTGTACAACGCATGCTCATATTATCTTCGATATTAATCGCCGTATCTACAGCTCTTGTTGGGCCAATTACATTCTTTGGCTTAATCGTAGCGAATTTATCGTATCAGTTTTTCAAGACGTACAAGCATTCTGTATTAATTGCAGGCTCTTGTGTAATGAGTATTGTTGCTTTAGTCGGTGGTCAGTGGATGGTCGAGCGTATTTTCAACTTCGATACAACACTAAGCGTTATTATAAACTTTGTAGGTGGCGTGTACTTCATCTACCTATTATTGAAGGAAAGTAGGTCAGCAGGATGA
- a CDS encoding iron ABC transporter ATP-binding protein, translating into MIQVKEISKFFGKKPVIQDVSVDVAPGRITSFIGPNGAGKSTLLSMVSRLLNADTGEVLLDKSDVRRWKSDDFAKRVSILKQSNYMNVRLTIRELVSFGRFPYSKGNLKPEDEQKVDEAIQYMNLADIQHNYLDELSGGQRQRAFIAMVIAQDTDYILLDEPLNNLDMKHSVQIMKILRKLVDELGKTVVIVLHDINFASVYSDHIVALKNGRVVKDGPTNDIINSDALKEIYDMDIPVQEQNGCRICVYFNS; encoded by the coding sequence ATGATCCAAGTTAAAGAAATTTCTAAGTTTTTTGGGAAAAAGCCGGTCATTCAAGATGTTAGTGTAGACGTTGCGCCAGGTAGAATTACGTCCTTTATTGGACCGAATGGTGCAGGTAAATCAACCCTGCTTTCAATGGTAAGCCGTTTACTTAATGCAGACACTGGGGAAGTACTACTCGATAAGTCAGATGTGCGACGCTGGAAATCTGATGACTTTGCAAAGCGTGTATCGATTTTAAAGCAGTCAAACTACATGAATGTACGCCTAACAATACGTGAACTCGTTTCATTTGGTCGTTTTCCTTATTCAAAAGGGAACCTAAAACCAGAGGATGAGCAAAAAGTAGATGAGGCAATACAATATATGAATTTAGCTGATATTCAGCATAATTATTTAGATGAATTATCAGGTGGTCAGCGACAACGGGCATTTATTGCAATGGTCATTGCGCAAGATACAGACTACATTCTACTTGATGAGCCACTTAATAATTTAGACATGAAGCATTCCGTGCAAATCATGAAAATATTGCGCAAGTTGGTCGATGAGCTAGGAAAAACGGTTGTCATTGTTTTACATGATATTAACTTTGCTTCCGTATATTCTGATCATATCGTCGCTTTAAAAAATGGACGCGTTGTAAAAGATGGTCCAACGAATGACATTATTAACTCAGATGCGTTAAAGGAAATCTATGATATGGATATCCCTGTACAAGAGCAAAATGGTTGTCGCATTTGTGTGTATTTTAACTCTTAG
- a CDS encoding siderophore ABC transporter substrate-binding protein: MKNWKLLTVLMAMMLLVLAACGSKEESKEDDKGSTDNKPAEEKNEAASAYPITIPGSTSGENTFEDVTLKEQPKNIVVFDYGFLDTLDALGVEVAGVSQKSVPSYLSKYADTTYVNVGSLKEPDFEAISSMSPDIIFISGRQASAYAELSKIAPTVFVGVDNNNFVESFKMNTELAGKIFGKEKEAADAFAAYEAKVEDLKAKTATSEDKALIVLGNEGSLSAYGPGSRFGVIHDVFGVKAADDKIEASTHGANASFEYVRDTNPDILFVVDRDAAVNPEGESGTKAAIENEIVGATNAAKNGKIYYLDPEYWYLSGGGLQSETAKADDILKAFN; the protein is encoded by the coding sequence ATGAAGAATTGGAAATTACTTACTGTATTAATGGCAATGATGCTTTTAGTATTAGCTGCTTGTGGTTCTAAAGAAGAATCAAAAGAAGATGATAAAGGTTCAACGGATAATAAGCCTGCTGAAGAGAAAAATGAAGCTGCTTCTGCTTACCCAATTACAATCCCAGGTAGTACTTCTGGCGAAAATACATTTGAAGATGTAACACTAAAAGAACAACCAAAAAATATTGTCGTATTTGACTATGGTTTCCTAGATACTTTAGATGCTTTAGGCGTTGAAGTTGCTGGTGTTTCACAAAAATCAGTTCCTAGTTATTTAAGCAAATATGCTGACACAACTTACGTAAATGTTGGTTCTTTAAAAGAGCCTGATTTTGAAGCAATCTCTTCTATGAGCCCAGACATCATTTTCATCTCAGGTCGTCAAGCTTCTGCATACGCAGAATTATCTAAAATTGCGCCAACTGTATTCGTTGGTGTAGATAACAATAATTTCGTGGAATCGTTTAAAATGAACACTGAATTAGCTGGTAAAATTTTCGGTAAAGAAAAAGAAGCTGCTGATGCATTCGCTGCATATGAAGCAAAAGTAGAAGATCTTAAAGCAAAAACTGCTACATCTGAAGACAAAGCATTAATCGTTTTAGGTAATGAAGGTTCATTATCTGCATATGGTCCTGGTTCACGTTTCGGTGTTATTCATGACGTATTTGGCGTAAAAGCTGCTGATGACAAAATTGAAGCTTCTACACATGGTGCTAACGCTTCATTCGAATATGTACGTGACACAAACCCAGATATTTTATTCGTAGTTGACCGTGACGCTGCTGTTAACCCAGAAGGTGAGTCTGGTACGAAAGCTGCTATTGAAAACGAAATCGTTGGTGCTACTAATGCTGCTAAAAACGGCAAAATTTATTACCTTGATCCAGAATATTGGTACCTATCAGGTGGCGGTTTACAATCAGAAACTGCAAAAGCTGATGATATTTTAAAGGCGTTTAACTAA
- a CDS encoding antibiotic biosynthesis monooxygenase family protein, translating to MFVQIKRMVVTEGNGDKVVERFGAKKDGPSLLEQQPGYIDKQVLVKKVRRGDEEVLIMVRWESEEAWKNWEKSPEHIAGHKANAGKPKPDYIIESGQDVYYVKG from the coding sequence ATGTTTGTACAAATTAAACGTATGGTCGTAACAGAGGGTAACGGAGATAAGGTTGTTGAACGATTTGGAGCTAAAAAAGACGGTCCATCATTACTTGAACAGCAACCAGGTTATATCGATAAACAAGTACTTGTAAAAAAAGTACGCCGTGGTGATGAAGAAGTGCTAATTATGGTTCGTTGGGAATCAGAAGAAGCATGGAAAAATTGGGAGAAGAGTCCTGAGCATATTGCTGGTCATAAAGCAAATGCTGGTAAGCCTAAACCTGACTATATCATCGAAAGCGGACAAGATGTTTACTATGTAAAAGGTTAA
- a CDS encoding polyprenyl synthetase family protein, whose amino-acid sequence MGDIDGRINDSLDSLIEHDLMLGNELKSMLKSFKAEKKVIGYSFGKLCFWHYEAFVDCLNEDIYKVAAAIELLILSYDIIDDLQDKDTDYIWSKTPELSLNAALALLVMSSRAIHDTSFEHKDIAIRLLEQYALRSISGQQLDVLNTCRDEQSYLQMIDQKSGSLTAMSCVIGEALAKGKVTAEIEEYGKYIGIIQQIKNDILDLKTWGPKNDLLNRKYSLPIIYLMAQKNSVSKTVINYYNKDIVTFLDNNVTELELTNSGAIRYAVAIKNLYKIKALNNLEKVAINKLGKEYLIKLMK is encoded by the coding sequence TTGGGTGATATAGATGGACGTATTAATGATTCATTAGACAGTCTGATTGAACATGATTTGATGCTTGGTAATGAACTAAAGTCAATGCTTAAAAGTTTTAAAGCAGAAAAGAAAGTAATAGGCTATTCATTTGGTAAACTCTGTTTTTGGCATTATGAAGCATTTGTTGATTGTTTGAATGAAGATATATATAAAGTTGCTGCAGCTATTGAACTTCTAATTTTGTCCTATGATATTATTGATGATTTACAGGATAAGGATACAGACTATATTTGGAGTAAAACACCTGAACTTTCTTTAAATGCTGCACTTGCCTTGCTCGTAATGTCGTCAAGAGCTATACATGACACTTCTTTTGAACATAAAGATATAGCCATTCGTCTACTTGAACAATATGCTTTACGCAGTATTAGTGGTCAGCAGTTAGATGTACTTAATACTTGTCGAGATGAGCAATCCTACTTACAAATGATTGACCAAAAATCAGGGTCACTCACAGCAATGAGTTGCGTCATTGGTGAGGCACTTGCAAAAGGGAAGGTGACTGCTGAAATAGAGGAGTACGGAAAATACATAGGTATTATCCAACAAATTAAAAATGATATTCTAGATTTAAAAACGTGGGGACCTAAAAATGATCTTTTAAACAGAAAGTATTCATTGCCTATTATTTATCTAATGGCACAAAAAAATAGTGTATCAAAAACTGTGATAAACTATTATAATAAAGATATAGTTACATTTTTGGATAATAATGTTACAGAACTTGAGTTGACAAATAGTGGTGCAATACGTTATGCGGTTGCAATTAAAAATCTCTATAAGATAAAAGCATTGAATAATCTTGAAAAAGTTGCTATAAACAAGTTAGGTAAAGAATACCTAATAAAACTAATGAAATGA
- the comX gene encoding competence pheromone ComX, with translation MINVIQYLEENPALVPLLKEQKVALIGISAIEQQAILDSFEDVLCLRDPIWN, from the coding sequence ATGATTAATGTAATTCAGTATCTAGAAGAAAACCCAGCACTAGTACCACTGTTAAAAGAACAAAAAGTTGCATTAATTGGTATTTCAGCAATTGAACAACAGGCAATACTTGACTCATTCGAAGATGTACTATGCTTAAGAGACCCTATTTGGAATTAA
- a CDS encoding sensor histidine kinase, giving the protein MLGVYLLYVPYSKPYLGINLVEEKGDWVIEHTHDQLVDGQKISAGDIVLKVDNIEIEDISYIKYDLTIRAANSLTILKPNGNIIDIKPSGLDFSERFYYILLIPACYYFLTLFVVCYLHYKQKHTSLLRLLILFMLTVSLAYVSIGASGSLDIIGIMVNRGSMLLCLVLLLHFLRNYYLFLKANWLLFNNIKLFYLLPIMAMLLSYVGIINNNLHNFLSYIVLATFLILLILILIILLLSYFKYKSPQLKILLNSVMIPFLPFLFLYAIPNILFHHPVLSAEISALFLLLIPFSFIFTQLTERLFDIEYHITRLRYYVIFSVIFTAWFTFGLYWIAGKFLTMTIMSGVSLFTFLSLIVLFYIKEKVDYRKRKILFSTKGDYIHQLYTAVDRIGKTIKLDELLEKFAQEVSLHLELEHVFVLTYDYDTNQFTSMVEGKFPINPMLMEDLKLGEIRKIDKVYLAFLHQDAHYKRALVLGHNNSIHLKDEELLWLELLLLYVNNFIENTKMVEELLEELKHMKQADEGQLPWLNKLLWLRFEEEKYQLAQELHDTNLQEQLHIAREVDVLINAKDTIEIQQKLVKIHKQMVASLHDLRAYCENLKPPLLDTLGLNPALEKLIRKVTERANFLLIYTIDRLYLEDERMNLMIYRLFQELLNNALKHSYATTVEIHLKEMDNGFEIVYKDDGVGCNVNDIIVAESMGIRGMQERVKAFDGNFYIDTQINEGMSIRITVKEGSDTLDNDAHSG; this is encoded by the coding sequence ATGCTAGGTGTCTACCTGCTATATGTTCCTTATAGCAAGCCTTATTTGGGTATAAATTTGGTAGAGGAAAAGGGAGACTGGGTTATAGAACATACACATGACCAACTAGTGGATGGTCAGAAAATATCTGCGGGGGATATTGTATTAAAAGTAGATAATATTGAAATAGAAGATATTTCTTATATTAAGTATGATTTGACAATAAGGGCTGCAAATTCACTAACAATATTAAAGCCTAATGGAAACATAATTGATATTAAACCAAGTGGTTTAGATTTTTCGGAACGGTTTTATTATATATTGTTAATCCCTGCATGTTACTATTTTCTTACACTATTTGTTGTATGTTATTTGCATTATAAACAAAAACACACTTCGCTTTTAAGATTGCTCATCTTATTTATGCTAACTGTTTCCTTAGCATATGTGAGTATTGGAGCATCTGGTAGTCTCGATATCATAGGAATTATGGTCAATCGAGGTAGTATGTTGCTATGTTTAGTATTACTGTTACATTTTTTAAGAAACTATTATTTATTTTTAAAAGCTAATTGGTTACTTTTTAACAATATTAAATTATTTTATTTATTGCCTATAATGGCAATGTTACTTAGCTATGTTGGCATTATTAATAATAATTTGCATAACTTTCTTTCTTATATTGTTTTAGCTACTTTTTTAATTTTACTTATTTTAATACTCATTATTTTATTGCTAAGTTATTTTAAATATAAATCACCTCAGTTAAAAATTTTATTGAATAGTGTAATGATTCCATTTCTTCCATTCTTATTTCTCTATGCAATTCCAAATATTCTATTTCATCATCCTGTGCTTTCGGCCGAAATCAGTGCTTTGTTTTTATTATTGATTCCTTTTAGTTTTATTTTTACACAACTAACGGAACGATTATTTGACATTGAGTATCATATTACAAGGCTTCGTTACTATGTCATATTTTCTGTAATTTTTACTGCATGGTTTACATTTGGTTTGTATTGGATTGCGGGCAAATTTTTAACTATGACTATTATGTCAGGTGTTTCATTATTTACATTTTTATCGTTAATTGTTCTTTTCTACATAAAAGAAAAGGTAGATTATCGCAAGCGAAAAATTTTGTTTTCTACTAAAGGGGATTATATACATCAGTTATATACTGCTGTAGATAGAATTGGTAAGACGATTAAATTAGACGAGCTTCTAGAAAAGTTTGCTCAGGAAGTTTCGCTGCACCTAGAGCTTGAGCATGTATTTGTATTAACCTATGACTATGACACAAATCAGTTTACTTCAATGGTTGAGGGAAAGTTTCCGATAAATCCTATGCTAATGGAAGATTTGAAATTAGGAGAAATACGGAAAATTGACAAAGTCTATCTAGCTTTCCTCCATCAAGATGCTCATTACAAAAGAGCCTTAGTATTGGGGCATAACAATTCAATTCATTTAAAAGATGAAGAGCTTTTATGGCTCGAATTGCTCCTGTTATATGTAAATAACTTTATTGAAAATACAAAAATGGTGGAAGAACTGTTAGAGGAACTAAAGCATATGAAGCAAGCAGATGAAGGTCAATTACCTTGGCTAAATAAGCTGTTATGGCTAAGGTTTGAAGAGGAGAAATATCAATTAGCTCAAGAGTTGCATGATACTAATTTACAAGAGCAACTCCATATTGCTCGTGAAGTAGATGTTTTAATAAATGCAAAAGATACTATAGAAATCCAACAAAAACTTGTCAAGATTCATAAACAAATGGTTGCATCTTTACATGATTTAAGAGCATATTGTGAGAATCTAAAGCCCCCATTGTTAGACACATTAGGGCTAAATCCCGCATTAGAAAAGCTCATTCGAAAAGTAACGGAAAGGGCTAACTTTTTGTTAATTTATACAATAGACCGCCTTTATTTAGAGGATGAACGAATGAATTTAATGATTTATCGTCTATTTCAAGAATTACTCAATAATGCTTTGAAACATTCCTATGCGACAACAGTTGAAATTCACCTCAAGGAAATGGACAATGGATTTGAAATCGTCTATAAGGATGATGGAGTAGGTTGTAATGTTAATGATATTATTGTTGCTGAATCGATGGGAATCCGTGGTATGCAAGAGCGTGTAAAAGCTTTTGATGGAAACTTTTACATAGATACTCAAATTAATGAAGGAATGTCTATTAGAATTACAGTAAAAGAAGGAAGTGACACACTTGATAACGATGCTCATAGTGGATGA
- a CDS encoding response regulator transcription factor, which yields MLIVDDHPIVLEGTKNLFKENEDILVDTESDATSVIPKIKDKPYDIYLIDINMPLENGIHLARNIKAIQIDASIILYTGDDITDYYPLILEKKIEGILAKTASKEQILRTVRAIANGEIVLPINFLDFLDNRFKLQDAKLDIHLNEKEKKILRLIAEGHTNKAIAIELNIPQRTTERYLTQLFSLLNVDSRTEAVNLAERMNLL from the coding sequence ATGCTCATAGTGGATGATCATCCTATTGTGTTAGAAGGAACGAAAAATTTATTTAAAGAGAATGAAGACATTTTAGTTGATACAGAGAGTGATGCAACTTCTGTAATCCCAAAAATTAAAGACAAGCCATATGATATTTATTTAATTGATATTAATATGCCTTTAGAAAATGGCATTCATTTAGCGAGAAATATTAAAGCGATACAAATAGATGCTTCGATAATCCTTTATACGGGGGATGACATTACAGATTATTACCCACTAATTTTAGAAAAGAAAATAGAGGGGATTTTAGCCAAAACGGCTTCCAAAGAGCAAATCTTACGGACGGTTCGTGCCATTGCAAATGGAGAAATTGTTTTGCCCATAAATTTCTTAGACTTTCTAGATAATCGATTTAAATTACAAGATGCTAAGCTCGACATACATTTAAATGAAAAAGAAAAGAAAATTTTAAGATTGATTGCTGAAGGGCATACAAATAAAGCGATAGCTATAGAATTAAACATTCCTCAACGAACAACTGAGAGATATTTAACACAACTGTTTTCCCTGCTAAATGTAGATTCGAGAACAGAAGCAGTAAATCTTGCTGAACGAATGAATTTACTATAG
- a CDS encoding phosphatase PAP2 family protein, which translates to MKKWSYPLAIVTLIVFFALRLTYKSDMILNFDKKVAEILFGNRYIEIFHYIGEPKFVVGVAIILILYLAWRAKNYRGMLFVVLTFAVGNVLNQMLKKWVQRPRPEIDDQLTSFSFPSGHAMSGILYLFTVAYLLSENNTKARQIQLWIGAIVLTILIGLSRVAGARHFASDVLAGWSIGYTWFIICVLWYERRKRLFKPKN; encoded by the coding sequence ATAAAAAAATGGTCGTATCCATTAGCGATTGTAACACTTATTGTATTTTTTGCGTTGCGCTTAACATACAAGAGTGACATGATTTTAAACTTCGATAAAAAAGTGGCAGAAATACTATTTGGCAATCGGTATATAGAGATTTTTCATTATATTGGTGAGCCTAAATTTGTAGTCGGGGTCGCTATTATATTAATTTTATATTTAGCATGGAGAGCGAAAAATTATCGAGGCATGTTATTTGTAGTGTTAACATTTGCCGTAGGGAATGTGTTAAATCAAATGTTGAAAAAATGGGTGCAACGTCCGCGCCCTGAAATAGACGATCAATTAACATCATTCAGTTTTCCATCTGGACATGCTATGTCAGGTATACTGTATTTATTTACTGTTGCCTACTTACTATCAGAAAATAACACTAAGGCACGTCAAATACAGCTTTGGATAGGTGCAATTGTGCTTACAATTCTTATTGGCCTATCACGAGTAGCAGGAGCGCGTCATTTTGCCTCCGATGTGCTAGCTGGGTGGAGTATAGGTTACACGTGGTTCATCATTTGCGTTCTTTGGTATGAACGACGTAAACGACTGTTTAAACCCAAAAATTAA